The sequence AAAATCAGCAATAATGTGGCTTTCCGCTGATCGCTCAAGACGGTTTACACCTCAAAGGTGTAAAAAAGTTTGGTGGAGCTAAGGGGATTGATGTAGAACTTTTTCAGCCCACTTAAGCCCTTACAGTTCAAGGTGGATATGTAGTTTTCCGCCTAGCCCTTGTTCGACGATTTTCTTTAATGTACTGAGACGAATATCGCTCACGGCTCGTTCGATTTTTGAAATATACGTTCGCTTAACTTCGAGCCGATCAGCTAGTTCTTGTTGTGTGAGGTTCGCTTCTTTACGTGCAGCTTTGAGCATTTCAGCAATGATGTGTGCTTGAGCTTCCTCGACGAACTTATCTCTAGTTGCCGAACCCGTCTTTCCGTATTTCCGGTCTAAGTGTTCGTTAATCGTCTTTGGATTCATAGTACTTCGATCTTAAAGATTTTGCTCTTTCCAATTCCTTCCTCGGAGTCTTTTGCGTCTTTTTCTGAATGGCGTTCAAAAGAATGACCGGTTTGCCTTCATCGAAAAAGCAGAAGATTCTGTAAATATCCGATCCCGATTTAATTCTGATCTCATAAATACCATCTACAAGATGCTTGAAGAACTGCTTCGGAATCCGGTCCAGAGTGATCACCATCTGAAGTACATAGTCGACCTTCTTTTTTGCTTGATCGGGAAGACTGTTATAGAACTCCCAGAAATGGTCTTCAAATGGCTCCAGTATCCTCATGGCTAACACAAATGTAACCAATAAGTTTCATTTTGACCGATCGATCTTGGAATAAAGTAGAACAGAAACGACTTCACCCTAAGCAGAAAAAGCACCCGTCCTAGGCGCTTTTTTCCATGTTTTACACCCCAAAGGTGTAAAAAAGTTTGGTGGAGCTGGCGGGGCTAGCGCTT comes from Flavobacteriales bacterium and encodes:
- a CDS encoding helix-turn-helix transcriptional regulator, with the protein product MNPKTINEHLDRKYGKTGSATRDKFVEEAQAHIIAEMLKAARKEANLTQQELADRLEVKRTYISKIERAVSDIRLSTLKKIVEQGLGGKLHIHLEL
- a CDS encoding type II toxin-antitoxin system RelE/ParE family toxin; the encoded protein is MRILEPFEDHFWEFYNSLPDQAKKKVDYVLQMVITLDRIPKQFFKHLVDGIYEIRIKSGSDIYRIFCFFDEGKPVILLNAIQKKTQKTPRKELERAKSLRSKYYESKDD